From Micromonospora echinospora:
CGGCCGTCGGCCGCTGCCGCCCGGCATGGCCGCCGACATGGCGCCGCACGCGACCACCATCGTGGCCCTGTCGGCCGCCGGTGGCGTGGTCATGGCCGGCGACCGGCGCGCCACGATGGGCAACCTGATCGCCCAGCGCGACATCGAGAAGGTGCACCCGGCCGACGCGTACTCGCTGGTCGGCATCGCGGGCACCGCCGGCATCGGCATCGAGCTGATGCGACTGTTCCAGGTGGAGCTGGAGCACTACGAGAAGATCGAGGGCGCGATGCTCTCGCTCGACGGCAAGGCCAACCGGCTCGCCTCGATGATCCGCGGCAACCTGGGCGCGGCCATGCAGGGCCTGGCCGTGGTCCCGCTGTTCGCCGGCTTCGACCTGGCCGCGAGCGACCCGGCGCGGGCCGGGCGGATCTTCAGCTTCGACGTGACCGGCGGCCCGTACGAGGAGACCGGCTACGACGCGATCGGCTCCGGCTCGCTGTTCGCCAAGTCCGCGCTGAAGAAGCGATACCGGACCGGCCTGTCGGTCGAGGACGCGACGCGGCTGGCGGTCGAGGCGCTCTACGACGCGGCGGACGACGACACCGCCACCGGCGGCCCGGACCTGACCCGGCGGATCTACCCGGTCGTGATGACCGCTACCGCCGAGGGCACCCACCGGCTCACCGACGCCGAGACGGCGGCGATCGCGGAGAGTGTGGTGGCCGGCCGGATGGAGAACCCCGGCGGCTGATCCCGCTTCCCGTCCACCGACTCAGCAGTCCCGCACCATCAGGTCCGAAGGAGAACCGCCGCCGTGGCCATGCAGTTCTACGCCTCGCCCGAGCAGATCATGCGCGACCGCTCCGAGCTGGCCCGCAAGGGCATCGCCCGGGGCCGCAGCGCGGTGGTCCTGAGCTACGCCGGCGGGGTGCTCTTCGTCGCCGAGAACCTGTCCAGCACGCTGCACAAGGTCAGCGAGATCTACGACCGGATCGGCTTCGCCGCCGTCGGCCGGTACAACGAGTTCGAGAACCTGCGCCGCGCGGGCGTGCGGATGGCCGACCTCAACGGCCTGAGCTACGACCGGCGGGACGTGACCGGCCTGGCGCTCGCAAACGCGTACGCGCAGACGCTCGGTGCGATCTTCACCGAGCAGTCGAAGCCGTTCGAGGTGGAGATCTGCGTGGCCGAGGTGGGCGCCACGCCCGAGGACGACTCGCTCTACCGGGTGACCTACGACGGCTCGGTGAACGACGAGCCGGGCCGGATGGCGATGGGTGGTCAGGCCGAGGCGATCAGCGGCGTGCTGAAGAACGAGCACCGGCCGGAGATGTCGCTGTCCGAGGCGATCCGCGCCGCGGTGAAGGCGCTGGCCAGCGTCGGTGGCGAGGGCGGCGCGGCCCGGAGCATCGCGGCGCACCAGATGGAGGTGGCGGTCCTGGACCGGGGCCGGGTGGGCCGTACGTTCCGGCGGGTCACCGGCGCGGCGCTGACCGCGCTGCTGGACGGCGACGCGGAGGCCGACACCGCGCCTGCGCCGGGCCGGGCGAAGACGCCGACGGCACCGACGGAGGAGGCGAAGAAGCCGACCACGTCGGCCGGTTCCGCCGACCTGGAGGGCAACGCGGAGGACAAGCCCGCCGAGTGACACCTGCGCACGGACCCCGCCACCGCGCCGCGCGGTGGCGGGGTCTTTTCGCGTACGGATGCCGCCGGTTGGACGATCCGCCGGGGGAGATCGCAAGCGGCGAGCGGCGGCGCTGCCCATCGAGGGCTCCGGGCGGCTAATGTCTCATCATGGAGCGGCGAATCTTCGGCCTCGAGACCGAGTACGGCGTCACCTGCACCTATCGCGGGCAGCGCCGACTGTCCCCCGACGAGGTCGCGCGGTACCTGTTCCGGCGGGTGGTGTCGTGGGGCCGGTCGAGCAACGTGTTCCTGCGCAACGGCGCCCGCCTCTATCTGGACGTGGGCTCGCACCCGGAGTACGCGACTCCGGAGTGCGACTCGGTGACCGACCTGGTGGCCCACGACCGCGCCGGTGAGCGGATCCTGGAGGGGCTGCTCATCGACGCGGAGAAGCGGCTGCACGACGAGGGCATCGCGGGTGAGATCTACCTGTTCAAGAACAACACCGACTCGGCCGGCAACTCGTACGGCTGCCACGAGAACTACCTGGTGTCGCGGCACGGCGAGTTCGGCCGGCTGGCCGACGTGCTCATCCCGTTCCTGGTCACCCGGCAGTTGATCTGCGGCGCGGGCAAGGTGCTGCAGACACCGCGCGGCGCGGTCTACTGCCTGTCGCAGCGGGCCGAGCACATCTGGGAGGGCGTCTCCTCGGCGACCACCCGCAGCCGGCCGATCATCAACACCCGGGACGAGCCGCACGCGGACGCGGAGCGGTACCGGCGGCTGCACGTGATCGTCGGCGACTCGAACATGAACGAGGTCACCACGCTGCTGAAGGTCGGCACTGCCGACATCGTGCTGCGGATGATCGAGGCGGGCGTGGTGATGCGGGACCTCACGCTGGAGAACCCGATCCGGGCGATCCGCGAGGTGTCGCACGACATCACCGGCCGGCGCAAGGTGCGGCTGGCCGCCGGCAAGGAGGTCTCGGCGCTGGAGATCCAGCAGGAGTACCTGGCCAAGGCGACGGAGTTCGTGGAGCGCCGGGGCGGTGACCAGACCGCGAAGCGGGTGGTCGACCTGTGGGGGCGGGTGCTGCGCGCGGTCGAGACCGGCGACCTGGACCCGGTGGCCCGGGAGATCGACTGGGTCACCAAGCTGAAGCTGATCGAGCGCTACCAGCGCAAGCACGACCTGCCGTTGTCGCACCCGCGGGTGGCGCAGATGGATCTGGCCTACCACGACCTGCGGCGTGGCCGTGGCCTGTACGGGCTGCTGGAACGCCGCCGGGAGGTGGACCGGGTGGCAAACGACCCGGAGATCTTCGAGGCGAAGGAGACGCCGCCGCAGACGACCCGGGCGCGGCTGCGCGGGGAGTTCATCCGGCACGCCCAGGAGAAGCGGCGCGACTTCACCGTGGACTGGGTGCACCTGAAGCTGAACGACCAGGCGCAGCGCACGGTGCTGTGCAAGGACCCGTTCCGGGCGTACGACGAGCGGGTGGAGCGCCTGATCGCGAGCATGTGATCGCCACGGGCGGCCGGTGCCCGGCACCGGCCGCCCGCCCACGGGTACTCTGGCGTCGCGATGAACACTTCCGAACCCGCCGGTCGCCCCGGCCGTGAGACGTCCTCCGGCCGTGACGGCACCGAGAAGCTCAACTGGATCGATCGCCGCCGGGAGAAGATCCGCGCCGAGATCGAGCGCAACCGGCGCGGCGACCACAAGGTACCGACGTGGGTGCTCGCGGCGGCGCTGGTGCTGATCGTCGGCGGCTGGCTGGCGTTGGTCCTGCTGCTCGGCTGAGTTCCGGGCGGCTCAGTTGTACGGCATCCGGGGGAACCAGCCGAAGCCGAACATGGCCGGCACCCGGATGTCCCAGTAGATGACTGTGAAGACGCCCAGCGCGACGAGCAGCGCTCCGGTGACGGCGGCGGCGCGGCGGGGGTCGGCCATCCAGGCGAGGAAGCGTCCCCGGCTGATCGCCACGGCGAGGGCGAAGACGGCCGTGACGAGCACGATGTTTCCGAGGGACTGCAGCGTGAACGCGAGCGCCCCGTAGAGAGGGTTGCCGGTGTCGACGGCCCAGTGGAACAGCTTGTTGAACATCGGGTAGGGCCGGCCGACGAGGAATCCGCCGACGAGCGCGCCGATGGTGATCACCCGGGCGACGGGCCGGTGTGCGAAGACGTCCGGCACGAGCTTGAGGGCGGCGAGCCCGAGGTAGGTGAGGGCGAGTCCGATGACGCCGAAGACGACTGAGGACTGGATGAGGCGTACCGGGACGCCACCGACGGCCTCGGTGGACAGTTGGGGCAGCCGGTCGCCGAGCAGCACGCCGATGATGCCGTAGGCGGCCGAGACGACGACCATGCCGAGGGCGAGCCAGCCGACCGGGCGCAGCAGGGCGCGCAGCGCGGACCGGGTGCCGCCGGCGGGGTCGGCGCCGGAGACCTGGCTCATCGGCCCGACCGAGGCCGCCACCGCGATGTTGCAGGCGGTGAAGGTGCCGGCGAAGCCGGAGACGAAGGCGAAGAGCAGCCCGGCGACGGTGCCGGTGATGGCGGTCTCCTTGGCGTCGTGGCCGAGCACGGTGTTCGCGACGTTGTCGCCGATGACCTTGTCGACGAGCTCGAAGGACCACAGGGCGGCCAGCAGCACGCCGGCTGCCGCGCTGATCAGGGCGAGTCGGAGGGGATGCGGCGGGCGGTGGGTGGAGATCCCGGCGTCGGGGGTCGCGTTCGGGAGCTGTCGCAGTGCCATGGGGGTCGCCTCCTAAACGGCGGCCAGCCGCGTTTCCCGCGCGGCTGCCTGGCGCGGACGGCGGTGACGGGGTGGCCGGAGTCGATTTCCCGGACAGTATGGGGAGGCCGCGTGGGGCCCTGGTTCTTCGATCATGCTGACCTGTCTCCGGCTTCTGGCCGGGGCGCGGGGGAGGACGGCACTCTGGACGGCGGGCCGCCGGCGTGACCGGGCCGGCACGGACAGGGGAGCGTGACGTCATCGCACACATCGATCTCGGGCCGGACGAGAAGGCATATCCGGGCATCCAGGGGCCGCTGCGGTTCCGTCCGGAGACGGCGAGGCCGCTGGGCGAGCTGGCGGAGGTGCTGTTGCGCGCTCCGCATCCCACCTTGACGCCGGGGGAGCGGGAGCTGATCGCGGCGTACGTCTCCGGCCTCAACGACTGCGACTTCTGCTGCTCGTCGCACGCGGCGTTCGCCGCCGCGCAGCTGCCCACGGGGATGGAGTTCGTCGACCAGGTGCGCGCGGACGTGGCGACCGCGCCGGTCGACGCGAAGCTGCGGGCCCTGCTGCACATCGCCGCCGCGGTCCGGCGCAGCGGCCGGGAGGTCACCACGGAGCTGGTCGAGGCGGCCCGCGCGGAGGGCGCCACGGACCTGGAGATTCACGACACGGTGCTGATCGCGGCGGCATTCTGCATGTTCAACCGCTACGTCGACGGGCTGGGCACGTGGACGCCGCAGGATCCCGAGGCGTACGCGCGGGCCGCCGACCACCTGGTGGCGAACGGCTACCTGGCGATCTGAGGGCGGCGGGGTTCAGCCGAGCAGACGGGCCGCGTGGCGCCCGGCGGCCGCCGCGGCCAGGAAGTAGGCGTGGTCGGCGTCCAGGCCGCGGCCCATCGTGGACAGGCCGACCGGGCTGGCCCGCAGCGCCGCGTCGAGGCCGTCGGCGGGCACTGTGACGATGGTGTGCCGGTCGGCCAGCGGCGCCAGCGCCGCGGCGACCTCCGCCGCCAGGGCGGGGTCGAGGCCGTCCGGCACGACCAGCTCCGCGGGGGCCCGCGCGACCCGGCCGTACGCGGTGAGGCTGTGGTGGGAGACGCCGCGGTGCCGCAGCCGGGCGTCGGCGTCGGAGATGCGCAGCGAGCCGACCGGGCGTCCGCCGAGCGTGGCGACGGCGTTGACCGCCTCGCCGACGGCGACGCCGGAGAAGCCCCAGCGGGTGCCGGTGCCGAGGTTGCCGGGGCCCTGGGCGACGATCGTCAGGTCCGCGCCGAGCACGTGCCGGGCGGCGAGCAGGCCGCTGTGCAGCGTGCTGGCCTCCAGGTCGCCGCCGAACGCCTGGCCCACGCTGACGGTGCCGGCGAGGTGCCCGGACAGGCCGGCCAGGGTGCGGGAGAACCAGGCGGGCAGCGCGCCGCCGTCGGTGAGCACGTACGCGACCCGGGCGCCGGGGGCGTCGGCGCGTACGCCGGCCAGGATCGCCGGCAGCGCGGAGTGCAGATCGGCGGTGACCACCGGCATGCCGTCGACCGAGTCGGCGGCGGCCAGCGTGTCGTGGTGCGGCGACGCCTCCTCGTCCACGCCCAGCAGGATCGGTTGCAGCGGCGTGTAGCGGGCCTTGACCAGGTGCCCGGCGTCGCGGCTGTCGCCGGCCTGCGGCGGGTCGGCGGGCAGCCGGTCGGGCAGCGCCACGACCAGGGCGTAGCCGCCGGTGCCGAGGCCCATCAGCAGCGCCCCGGCGTTGAGCAGCACCCGGTCGCCGGGCTCCGGCTCGCCGACCAGCGCCGGGTACGCCAGGGCGCGCATCCGGGCGCCGTCGGGCAGGTCGACGTCGAGTTCGACGGCGCCGGTCCACCGTCGCCGTACCGCCGTGACCGTGCCGGACCGCCATCGCACCATGCGGTGCACGCTATCGGCCGCCGCCGGAACGGCCCCCGGGCGGGTCAGGGGTTCTCGTCGTCGATCGGGCGGTCCGCCTCGTCCTGGGTGGTGCGGGCGGGCCGGCCGGGCGACCGGGACCGGGTGGGGTCGAGGAACACGTACGCGATCTCCGGGAAATGCCCGGTGAGGCGGCGTTCGGCCTCGTCGGCGGCGGCTTCGATGTCGGCGCCGGTGGCGTCGTCGCGGAAGTCGACCTTGGCGGCGACGAGGATGTCGTCGGGGCCGAGGAACATGGTCATCAGGGTGTCGATCCGGTCGACGGTCGGCACGTCCGCCAGTTCCCGTTCGATGCGCCGGTGCAGCCGCTCGGAGACGGAGCGGCCGACCAGCAGCGAGATGTTGCTGCGGGCCAGGACGACGGCGACCACCAGCAGCAGCACGCCGATGAGGATCGAGGCGATCCCGTCGTACAGCTCGTCGCCGGTGAGGTGGGAAAGGGTGAGCCCGCCGGCGGCGATCAGCAGGCCGATCAGCGCGGCGCTGTCCTCCAGGAAGACGGCCTTCACAGTGGTGTCGGCGGTCAGGCGCAGGTAGCGGCGCGGGGTGGTGCCCCAGCGGCGCGACTCGCCGCGCACCTGCCGCACCGCCCGGGCCAGCGACACCGACTCGATCACGAACGAGACCGCCAGCACGATGTACGCGACGAGGTACTCGCCGCTGTGCTCGTGCACCAGGATGGTGGTGACGCCGTGCGTGATGGCGAAGCCGGCCCCGGCGACGAAGGTGAACAGCGCGGCGAGGAACGCCCAGACGTAGCTCTCCTTGCCGTACCCGAAGGGGTGCCGGGTGTCGGCGGGCCGCGCGCCGCGGCGCAGCGCCAGGTAAAGCAGCACCTCGGTGGTGGTGTCGGCGAGCGAGTGGGCGGCCTCGGAGAGCATCGCCGCGGAGCCGGAGATGAGGCCCGCGACCAGCTTGGCGACGGCGATGGCGAGGTTCGCCGCGCCGGCCACCACGACCGTGCCGACGCTCTCGGCCTTGACCTCCGGTTCCGCCATGCGCTCACCCTATGACCGGTCGATGTCCGCCACCGCGTGGGAAGACAGTGCGCCGCGCCGCGCGGGTGCCCGCGCCGGACGCGCGGGCTGCTAGCGTTTGCACGTGTCCCGGACCCGTACCGAACGCCTGGTCAACCTGGTGATCTGCCTGCTGTCCACGCGGCGCTTCCTGACCGCCGCGCAGATCGCCGCGACCGTGCCCGGCTACGAGCACGACCCGGACGACGCCAAGGACCACGAGGCGTTCCAGCGTAAGTTCGAGCGCGACAAGGCCGAGCTGCGTGAGCTGGGGGTGCCGTTGGAGACGGGCACGGCCAGCGTCTTCGACGCCGAGCCGGGCTACCGGATCGCGCCGCGCGCGTACGCGCTGCCCGACATCCCGCTCGAACCGGACGAGGCCGCGGCGGTGGGCATCGCCGCGCGGCTGTGGCAGCACGCCGGGCTGGCCGCCGCCGCGTCGTCCGGGCTGGCGAAGCTGCGCGCCGCCGGCATCGACGTGGACCCGCACGCCACGCTGGGCCTGGAGCCGATGGTCACCGTCGACCCGGCGTTCGCGCCGCTGACCGCCGCCGCGCGGGACCGCCGGGAGGTCAGCTTCGACTACCGGGTGCCGGACCGGGACGCGCCGACCCGCCGCCGCCTGCAGCCGTGGGGCGTGGTCTGCTGGCGCGGCCGGTGGTACGTGGTCGGCCACGACCTGGACCGCGCCGCGACCCGCTGCTTCCGGCTGTCCCGGGTGGTCGGCACGGTGCGGGCGACCGGCGAGCCGGACGCCTACGAGCCGCCCGCCGGGGTCGACCTGATCAGTCACGTGGCCCGCTGGTCGGGGCCGGTGGAGCGCACCGGCCGGGCCACGGTGCTGGCCGCGCCGGGCCGCGCCGCCGGGCTGCGCCGCTGGGCGGTGGAGTGCCAGGCCGGTCCCGACGGCGACCGGCTGGTGCTGCCGTACGCCGACGCCGACTACCTGGCCGGTCAGATCGTCGGGTACGGCCCGGACGTCCGCGTCCTGGAACCACCGGAGGTACGGGAGGCGGTCATCCAGCGGCTCAAGGAGGTCGCTGCCCGGCACGACGAGCTGGCGACCGCCGGGGGTGCCCGGTGACCCGCCCGGCGGCCCGCGCGGGCCGTGCCTCCGCCGACCGGCTGGCCCGGCTGCTCAACCTGGTGCCCTACCTGCTGGCCCGCCCCGGCATCGAGATCGCCGAGGCGGCGCACGACCTCGGGGTGACCGAGAAGCAGCTCCGGGAGGACCTGGAACTGCTCTGGGTGTGCGGGCTGCCCGGCTACGGCCCCGGTGACCTGATCGACATGGCGTTCGACGGCGACCGGGTCACCATCACCTACGACGCCGGCATCGACCGGCCGCTGCGGCTCACCCCCGACGAGGCGCTGGCCCTGGTGGTGGCGCTGCGAATGCTCGCCGAGACTCCCGGGGTGGCCAACCGGGAGGCGGTCGAGCGGGCGCTCGCCAAGATCGAGAACGCGGCCGGTGACCTGGCC
This genomic window contains:
- the prcB gene encoding proteasome subunit beta, which produces MAAGFDPSGRLPDVFTNAGTSSFTAFLSKVAPEMLPGRRPLPPGMAADMAPHATTIVALSAAGGVVMAGDRRATMGNLIAQRDIEKVHPADAYSLVGIAGTAGIGIELMRLFQVELEHYEKIEGAMLSLDGKANRLASMIRGNLGAAMQGLAVVPLFAGFDLAASDPARAGRIFSFDVTGGPYEETGYDAIGSGSLFAKSALKKRYRTGLSVEDATRLAVEALYDAADDDTATGGPDLTRRIYPVVMTATAEGTHRLTDAETAAIAESVVAGRMENPGG
- the prcA gene encoding proteasome subunit alpha, coding for MAMQFYASPEQIMRDRSELARKGIARGRSAVVLSYAGGVLFVAENLSSTLHKVSEIYDRIGFAAVGRYNEFENLRRAGVRMADLNGLSYDRRDVTGLALANAYAQTLGAIFTEQSKPFEVEICVAEVGATPEDDSLYRVTYDGSVNDEPGRMAMGGQAEAISGVLKNEHRPEMSLSEAIRAAVKALASVGGEGGAARSIAAHQMEVAVLDRGRVGRTFRRVTGAALTALLDGDAEADTAPAPGRAKTPTAPTEEAKKPTTSAGSADLEGNAEDKPAE
- the pafA gene encoding Pup--protein ligase; this translates as MERRIFGLETEYGVTCTYRGQRRLSPDEVARYLFRRVVSWGRSSNVFLRNGARLYLDVGSHPEYATPECDSVTDLVAHDRAGERILEGLLIDAEKRLHDEGIAGEIYLFKNNTDSAGNSYGCHENYLVSRHGEFGRLADVLIPFLVTRQLICGAGKVLQTPRGAVYCLSQRAEHIWEGVSSATTRSRPIINTRDEPHADAERYRRLHVIVGDSNMNEVTTLLKVGTADIVLRMIEAGVVMRDLTLENPIRAIREVSHDITGRRKVRLAAGKEVSALEIQQEYLAKATEFVERRGGDQTAKRVVDLWGRVLRAVETGDLDPVAREIDWVTKLKLIERYQRKHDLPLSHPRVAQMDLAYHDLRRGRGLYGLLERRREVDRVANDPEIFEAKETPPQTTRARLRGEFIRHAQEKRRDFTVDWVHLKLNDQAQRTVLCKDPFRAYDERVERLIASM
- a CDS encoding carboxymuconolactone decarboxylase family protein yields the protein MAHIDLGPDEKAYPGIQGPLRFRPETARPLGELAEVLLRAPHPTLTPGERELIAAYVSGLNDCDFCCSSHAAFAAAQLPTGMEFVDQVRADVATAPVDAKLRALLHIAAAVRRSGREVTTELVEAARAEGATDLEIHDTVLIAAAFCMFNRYVDGLGTWTPQDPEAYARAADHLVANGYLAI
- a CDS encoding DUF3866 family protein, which gives rise to MVRWRSGTVTAVRRRWTGAVELDVDLPDGARMRALAYPALVGEPEPGDRVLLNAGALLMGLGTGGYALVVALPDRLPADPPQAGDSRDAGHLVKARYTPLQPILLGVDEEASPHHDTLAAADSVDGMPVVTADLHSALPAILAGVRADAPGARVAYVLTDGGALPAWFSRTLAGLSGHLAGTVSVGQAFGGDLEASTLHSGLLAARHVLGADLTIVAQGPGNLGTGTRWGFSGVAVGEAVNAVATLGGRPVGSLRISDADARLRHRGVSHHSLTAYGRVARAPAELVVPDGLDPALAAEVAAALAPLADRHTIVTVPADGLDAALRASPVGLSTMGRGLDADHAYFLAAAAAGRHAARLLG
- a CDS encoding cation diffusion facilitator family transporter, which produces MAEPEVKAESVGTVVVAGAANLAIAVAKLVAGLISGSAAMLSEAAHSLADTTTEVLLYLALRRGARPADTRHPFGYGKESYVWAFLAALFTFVAGAGFAITHGVTTILVHEHSGEYLVAYIVLAVSFVIESVSLARAVRQVRGESRRWGTTPRRYLRLTADTTVKAVFLEDSAALIGLLIAAGGLTLSHLTGDELYDGIASILIGVLLLVVAVVLARSNISLLVGRSVSERLHRRIERELADVPTVDRIDTLMTMFLGPDDILVAAKVDFRDDATGADIEAAADEAERRLTGHFPEIAYVFLDPTRSRSPGRPARTTQDEADRPIDDENP
- a CDS encoding helix-turn-helix transcriptional regulator; the protein is MSRTRTERLVNLVICLLSTRRFLTAAQIAATVPGYEHDPDDAKDHEAFQRKFERDKAELRELGVPLETGTASVFDAEPGYRIAPRAYALPDIPLEPDEAAAVGIAARLWQHAGLAAAASSGLAKLRAAGIDVDPHATLGLEPMVTVDPAFAPLTAAARDRREVSFDYRVPDRDAPTRRRLQPWGVVCWRGRWYVVGHDLDRAATRCFRLSRVVGTVRATGEPDAYEPPAGVDLISHVARWSGPVERTGRATVLAAPGRAAGLRRWAVECQAGPDGDRLVLPYADADYLAGQIVGYGPDVRVLEPPEVREAVIQRLKEVAARHDELATAGGAR